A single genomic interval of Brevibacillus brevis harbors:
- a CDS encoding methyl-accepting chemotaxis protein produces MKWTIGKKLGSAYALILVIMLFMGITTITKMQQMNQKMVEMNTNWRPGLEDILKINMTLETIYGVTQTMLTSESMDDKNKYAKQVDDQFAYMDGLLTSYEKTIFGEEDRNNFEGLKQALKNYEEFSPQYVAIAKKVDIRRPATDADMAELDRIKKKGSELFLERKKYLDAMMTYNSEGAQRAGTESTELYESVKRDMIIIMVISVIACVALAVVLTTSIRQPILRLMEEMKKVADGDLRAEPLVVKTRDEILDLTNSFNEMTSSLTTVIRQVGGTSEQVAASAEQLTASADQTSRATEQIAVTVQEVAAGVDRQVVSVENGAKSIDDMSRGIRQIANNAQQTSNMVSEVANMAGEGNQSIQEAVQQMNAIHASMRELSSVVDGLGNHSQAIGEIIEVITGIADQTNLLALNAAIEAARAGEHGRGFAVVADEVRKLAEQSAQSAQKIAQLISTIQTDTKVAVESMETGTREVQEGIRVVHRAGETFGQIQNSIGTVADQIHNVSASAQEVSAHSEQVVQAMELVSEVSDLTADGTQNVSAATQQQLASMEEIASSATALSNMAEELQHMIRRFKV; encoded by the coding sequence ATGAAATGGACGATCGGAAAAAAATTAGGTAGTGCGTACGCGCTGATCCTGGTTATTATGCTGTTTATGGGGATCACGACCATTACCAAGATGCAACAGATGAATCAGAAGATGGTGGAAATGAATACGAATTGGCGCCCAGGTCTGGAAGATATTTTGAAGATCAACATGACACTGGAAACCATTTACGGAGTTACGCAAACCATGCTTACGTCAGAGAGCATGGATGACAAGAACAAGTATGCTAAGCAAGTCGATGACCAATTTGCCTATATGGACGGCTTATTGACCAGTTATGAAAAAACGATTTTCGGTGAAGAAGACCGTAATAATTTTGAAGGATTGAAGCAGGCACTGAAAAATTATGAGGAATTCAGTCCGCAATATGTGGCAATCGCCAAAAAGGTAGACATCAGAAGACCAGCTACCGATGCAGATATGGCCGAGCTGGATCGCATCAAGAAAAAAGGCAGTGAATTGTTTTTAGAACGCAAGAAATATTTGGATGCCATGATGACGTATAACAGTGAGGGAGCACAACGCGCCGGTACGGAAAGTACGGAACTGTATGAGTCAGTCAAGCGGGACATGATTATTATCATGGTTATCTCTGTCATTGCATGTGTAGCACTGGCTGTCGTACTGACTACAAGCATTCGTCAACCGATTTTGCGTTTGATGGAAGAGATGAAGAAAGTTGCCGATGGAGATTTGCGAGCAGAGCCATTGGTTGTCAAAACTCGTGACGAGATTTTGGATCTGACGAATTCGTTCAATGAGATGACAAGCAGTTTAACAACGGTCATTCGTCAGGTAGGCGGAACTTCTGAGCAGGTAGCCGCATCGGCTGAGCAATTGACGGCAAGTGCCGATCAGACGAGCAGGGCCACCGAACAAATTGCTGTTACTGTTCAGGAGGTGGCAGCAGGCGTTGATCGCCAGGTAGTGAGTGTAGAGAATGGGGCGAAATCCATTGATGACATGTCACGAGGAATTCGTCAAATCGCAAATAATGCACAGCAAACATCCAATATGGTGAGCGAAGTAGCCAACATGGCAGGAGAAGGGAACCAGTCGATTCAGGAAGCGGTTCAACAAATGAATGCGATCCACGCATCCATGCGTGAGCTCTCATCCGTGGTAGACGGTCTGGGTAATCATTCTCAAGCAATCGGAGAGATCATCGAGGTCATCACAGGCATTGCGGATCAGACCAATCTGCTCGCCCTCAATGCAGCGATCGAAGCAGCACGCGCAGGAGAACACGGCCGTGGGTTCGCGGTTGTAGCAGATGAAGTACGGAAGCTGGCAGAGCAATCAGCACAGTCCGCCCAAAAAATTGCGCAGTTGATCAGTACGATTCAGACAGATACAAAAGTCGCGGTCGAATCGATGGAAACAGGCACCCGGGAAGTACAAGAAGGGATTCGTGTCGTTCATCGTGCGGGCGAAACTTTCGGTCAAATTCAGAACTCGATTGGCACAGTAGCCGACCAGATACACAACGTTTCTGCATCTGCTCAGGAAGTGTCTGCCCATTCCGAACAGGTTGTACAAGCGATGGAACTGGTCAGCGAAGTTTCCGACTTGACTGCTGATGGCACGCAAAACGTTTCCGCTGCTACACAGCAGCAGCTCGCATCTATGGAGGAAATCGCTTCGTCAGCGACAGCTCTTTCCAATATGGCAGAAGAGCTACAGCACATGATTCGCCGATTTAAGGTGTAG
- a CDS encoding ankyrin repeat domain-containing protein, which produces MYKLILTAIPFGMLLTGCMDEPSTTAPAVTTAQQQQPATPQPPQQQSQPGKKPTLSQEEVKELNKKLLSAASEGKTDEVKASLAAGAEINAQDDRGRTAAMAATHGNHVETVKVLIEAGADINIQDDRQDNPFLYAGAEGYLEILKLVIDAGPDTKIYNRYGGTPLIPAAEHGYVEVAKELLTRTDVDVNHVNNPGWTALMEAIVLNDGGKKQQEMIQLLIDHGADVNIPDSEGKTPLYRAKERGYHEIVQILQKAGAR; this is translated from the coding sequence ATGTACAAACTCATTCTCACTGCAATCCCATTCGGAATGTTGTTGACTGGCTGCATGGATGAACCGTCCACAACAGCTCCGGCTGTAACGACCGCACAGCAGCAGCAACCAGCAACACCACAGCCACCGCAACAACAGTCTCAACCAGGGAAAAAACCAACTCTCTCTCAAGAAGAAGTGAAGGAACTGAATAAAAAACTGCTCTCTGCCGCATCCGAGGGCAAAACCGATGAAGTCAAGGCTAGCTTGGCAGCAGGGGCTGAGATAAACGCACAGGATGATCGTGGAAGAACAGCGGCGATGGCGGCTACACACGGCAATCATGTGGAAACAGTCAAGGTCCTCATCGAAGCAGGAGCGGACATCAATATTCAGGACGACCGGCAAGATAATCCGTTCTTGTATGCGGGAGCAGAAGGATACCTAGAGATCTTGAAGCTGGTTATCGATGCAGGTCCAGATACGAAGATTTATAACCGCTACGGAGGAACACCTTTGATTCCAGCGGCAGAACATGGGTATGTGGAAGTAGCAAAGGAGCTTCTTACCCGGACGGATGTAGACGTCAACCATGTGAACAATCCGGGATGGACAGCATTGATGGAAGCAATCGTATTGAATGATGGCGGAAAAAAACAACAAGAGATGATCCAACTGTTAATCGACCACGGTGCTGATGTGAACATCCCGGATAGCGAAGGAAAAACACCTCTGTATCGTGCAAAAGAACGAGGTTATCACGAGATTGTACAAATCCTGCAAAAAGCAGGAGCACGCTAA
- a CDS encoding flavin reductase family protein translates to MTSHTTIQPKILYYGTPVVLLTTENEDGTTNISPISSSWALGNYVILGLGFGSHGLENLRQRPECVINLPDASMWQQVEALAPLTGRNPVPDYKKELGFRYEADKFQTAKLTPVDSAIVRPKRVGECPLQLEAIVRTIRFPEYADMFAIVETEVRHVHADKQIVQSAHHVNPQAWNPLIYNFRHYFGLSDQLGKTYRSET, encoded by the coding sequence ATGACTAGCCATACGACCATTCAGCCGAAGATTTTGTATTACGGAACTCCCGTCGTCCTGTTGACGACTGAAAATGAAGACGGAACAACGAATATTAGCCCCATTTCATCGTCTTGGGCGTTAGGAAATTATGTCATTCTGGGACTCGGGTTTGGCTCGCATGGATTGGAAAATTTGCGTCAGCGGCCGGAGTGTGTCATCAATTTGCCAGATGCCTCGATGTGGCAGCAAGTGGAAGCATTAGCCCCACTAACAGGCCGCAATCCCGTACCCGACTATAAAAAGGAGCTGGGCTTCCGCTATGAAGCGGATAAGTTTCAGACAGCCAAGCTGACTCCTGTTGATTCTGCTATCGTTCGTCCAAAGCGAGTGGGGGAATGCCCGCTTCAACTCGAAGCAATCGTCCGCACCATCCGTTTTCCGGAATATGCCGACATGTTTGCGATTGTGGAGACAGAAGTGCGTCACGTCCATGCAGACAAACAGATTGTTCAAAGTGCTCATCACGTGAACCCTCAAGCATGGAATCCGCTGATTTACAACTTCCGCCATTATTTTGGTCTGAGTGATCAGTTGGGAAAAACATATCGATCAGAAACGTAG
- a CDS encoding helix-turn-helix domain-containing protein, with protein sequence MLVWMLRKVMAEREVWTGAALARLLKEKANYSLSPASISALLTGQPKQMKAETLDALCTALECTPNDLWAYTPPNRVKGA encoded by the coding sequence ATGCTTGTTTGGATGTTGCGAAAAGTCATGGCAGAAAGAGAAGTTTGGACGGGAGCCGCTTTAGCAAGGCTGTTGAAAGAGAAAGCAAATTACAGTCTATCTCCAGCCTCCATCAGTGCTTTACTAACCGGTCAACCCAAACAAATGAAAGCCGAGACACTTGATGCACTCTGTACAGCTCTGGAGTGTACACCAAATGACTTGTGGGCATATACACCGCCTAATAGAGTGAAGGGAGCATAA
- the def gene encoding peptide deformylase, translating into MAVKQILPFGDPILRKVAKPVDELNAKTFKLLDEMAETLYATDGRAGLAAPQVGILRRVIVMDCGDGLIELINPEIIEKSGEQIGMEACLSFPGYYGNVKRAEHVKVKTLNRQGEEMILTGDGFLAVCMQHEIDHLDGILFVDHVQEKWLYHEKTRQKIDLLDVIRLTKKA; encoded by the coding sequence ATGGCAGTGAAACAAATTTTGCCTTTTGGAGACCCAATCTTGCGCAAAGTAGCCAAGCCAGTGGATGAGCTGAATGCAAAAACGTTCAAGCTGCTGGATGAGATGGCTGAAACCTTATATGCCACGGACGGCCGTGCTGGCCTTGCCGCACCACAGGTAGGCATTCTTCGGAGAGTGATTGTCATGGATTGCGGAGATGGATTAATTGAGCTCATCAATCCGGAAATCATAGAGAAGAGTGGCGAACAAATCGGAATGGAAGCTTGCTTATCTTTTCCGGGTTACTATGGCAATGTAAAGAGAGCCGAGCATGTAAAGGTAAAGACGTTGAACAGACAAGGCGAGGAAATGATCCTTACTGGAGACGGGTTCCTTGCGGTTTGTATGCAGCATGAAATCGACCATTTAGACGGAATTTTATTTGTGGATCATGTTCAGGAAAAATGGCTGTATCATGAAAAAACAAGACAAAAAATCGATTTGCTGGATGTGATCCGTTTAACAAAAAAGGCCTAA
- a CDS encoding ZIP family metal transporter has translation MEQLLIGSFLSAMATGVGALPILFFKSVSHRWRDILLAFTAGIMVAASTFSLIPQALQSAPFIIVCLGVLTGTLMLTVLESIVPHIDLEHTRINISMDSQSLLILSAITLHNIPEGLSVGVSYSSEQSGLGGLISFAIGLQNAPEGFLVALFLINQRVSRLKAFILATMTGAVEIVSGICGYYLTSVVQGLVPYGLSFAAGAMLFIVYKELIPESHGDGHARSATFSFILGLLVMIGLVQSFG, from the coding sequence ATGGAACAACTACTGATAGGTAGCTTTCTTTCTGCCATGGCTACTGGTGTGGGCGCCTTGCCTATCCTTTTTTTCAAGTCGGTATCCCATCGATGGCGGGATATATTGCTGGCGTTTACGGCTGGAATTATGGTGGCTGCCTCGACATTCAGTCTGATCCCACAGGCACTTCAGAGCGCGCCATTTATTATCGTTTGTTTGGGAGTGCTTACCGGAACATTGATGCTTACAGTGTTGGAAAGCATTGTCCCGCATATCGATCTGGAGCATACGAGAATCAACATTTCGATGGATTCGCAATCGCTGCTGATTTTGTCCGCGATTACCTTGCACAATATTCCAGAGGGCTTGTCCGTTGGTGTGAGCTATTCGAGTGAACAGTCTGGCTTGGGTGGCCTGATTTCTTTTGCAATTGGTCTGCAAAATGCACCAGAAGGCTTCCTGGTCGCTCTCTTTCTGATTAATCAAAGGGTTAGTCGTCTCAAGGCGTTTATTTTGGCTACGATGACCGGAGCCGTCGAAATCGTCTCTGGGATCTGTGGCTATTACCTGACCTCTGTGGTTCAAGGGCTGGTGCCATACGGGCTTTCCTTTGCCGCAGGCGCGATGCTGTTTATCGTTTACAAGGAGCTCATCCCAGAAAGCCATGGAGATGGTCATGCTCGTTCCGCGACTTTTTCGTTCATCCTGGGACTTTTGGTCATGATTGGACTAGTTCAGTCGTTTGGATGA
- the motA gene encoding flagellar motor stator protein MotA, which yields MEKSTLIGIVLGIIAVVVGMILKHASPAALLNPAAFMIIIVGTIAAICNAFPMSEIKRIPALFKIIFKEEKLPEKKELIGQFMNWASIARREGLLALENTSDEIEDPFLRNGMKMIIDGGEPDFVRDVLNEEIHAIEERHQAGALVFSQAGSYAPTLGVLGAVVGLIAALGNLSDIDALGVSIAAAFVATLLGIFTGYVLWHPFATKLKRKSKAEIEIKKIMVEGLLSIQAGVSPTAIEQKLLVYIPYQERAEMKEEMKEEKREEGAAVNG from the coding sequence ATGGAAAAGTCTACCTTGATAGGTATAGTTTTAGGTATTATTGCGGTAGTGGTCGGGATGATCTTGAAGCATGCGAGTCCGGCGGCATTACTGAATCCAGCAGCATTTATGATCATCATCGTAGGTACTATTGCTGCTATCTGTAATGCATTTCCTATGTCGGAAATCAAACGTATTCCTGCTCTTTTCAAGATAATTTTTAAAGAAGAAAAGCTCCCTGAAAAAAAAGAATTGATCGGTCAGTTTATGAACTGGGCTTCCATCGCTCGTCGTGAAGGATTGCTTGCACTGGAAAACACTTCTGATGAGATTGAAGATCCATTTCTGCGTAACGGCATGAAGATGATCATTGACGGTGGGGAACCGGATTTTGTTCGCGATGTTCTGAATGAAGAAATTCACGCTATTGAAGAGCGACATCAGGCAGGGGCCCTCGTCTTTAGCCAAGCGGGAAGCTACGCTCCGACTCTCGGGGTATTGGGTGCGGTTGTCGGTCTGATTGCCGCCCTGGGTAACTTGAGTGATATCGATGCGCTGGGTGTATCCATTGCGGCTGCGTTCGTAGCTACCTTGCTCGGTATTTTCACGGGTTACGTATTGTGGCATCCGTTCGCGACCAAGCTCAAACGGAAATCAAAAGCAGAAATCGAAATCAAAAAAATCATGGTCGAAGGACTGCTCTCCATTCAAGCAGGTGTTTCCCCGACTGCGATTGAACAAAAGCTGCTGGTTTACATCCCGTACCAAGAGCGTGCGGAAATGAAAGAAGAAATGAAGGAAGAGAAGAGGGAGGAAGGAGCTGCGGTAAATGGCTAA
- the motB gene encoding flagellar motor protein MotB, with translation MAKRPKRHAHHEEHMDESWLIPYADLLTLLLALFIVLFASSEMDAKKFDQMVRSFNIAMNGGVGVMNYPSPVPLDPELQQQTLHKGAQEAEKQKTEEEKRLEEAVRKETEDLKKLQTQLEGYIQQNKLQDKLQTKLTEEGLLITILDNALFDSGKADLKPEARKLASEMAAMLVPHPKKVTVTGHTDNVPIRRAEFPSNWDLSAKRSVNFLKVLLENKNLDPTKFSATGLGEYHPVAPNTTAEGRAKNRRVEVAILRDLASPPKNTVNP, from the coding sequence ATGGCTAAGCGACCAAAGAGACATGCTCATCATGAAGAGCATATGGACGAGTCTTGGCTAATTCCATACGCGGACTTGCTCACCCTTCTGCTCGCTTTGTTTATCGTGTTGTTCGCCTCTAGCGAGATGGATGCGAAGAAGTTCGACCAAATGGTTCGCTCCTTCAACATTGCTATGAACGGCGGTGTAGGTGTCATGAACTACCCGAGTCCGGTGCCGCTAGACCCGGAACTTCAGCAGCAAACCTTGCACAAAGGCGCACAGGAAGCAGAAAAACAGAAGACAGAAGAAGAAAAGCGTCTGGAAGAAGCGGTCCGCAAAGAGACAGAGGACTTGAAAAAGCTACAGACACAGCTCGAAGGATACATTCAGCAAAACAAGCTGCAGGACAAGCTCCAGACGAAGCTCACCGAAGAAGGACTGCTGATCACCATTTTGGACAATGCGCTGTTTGACTCCGGTAAAGCTGATCTGAAACCGGAAGCGAGAAAGCTTGCGTCTGAAATGGCAGCGATGCTGGTGCCTCACCCGAAAAAAGTGACCGTAACCGGTCATACGGACAATGTGCCGATTCGCCGAGCAGAGTTCCCATCCAACTGGGATCTCAGTGCCAAACGTTCCGTTAACTTCTTGAAGGTGCTTCTGGAAAACAAGAACCTAGACCCGACGAAGTTCAGCGCGACAGGCTTGGGAGAATACCATCCGGTAGCGCCGAATACGACGGCAGAAGGCAGAGCGAAAAACAGACGGGTAGAGGTAGCGATCCTGCGTGATCTGGCTTCTCCTCCGAAAAATACTGTGAATCCGTAA
- a CDS encoding winged helix-turn-helix transcriptional regulator, with protein sequence MSDLRKETLEKIKNGDFTCSKELTLSMFSGKWKVVILWHLGVEGPHRFSELQRLFPKITHKMLTNQLKELIEDGIVHREVYPEVPPRVEYSMTELGMTLLPIVEMMYEWGEMRMGQLKLELGESFSD encoded by the coding sequence ATGTCCGACTTGCGGAAAGAAACCTTGGAAAAAATAAAAAACGGTGATTTCACCTGTTCCAAGGAGCTGACCTTGTCTATGTTCAGCGGAAAATGGAAAGTCGTGATTCTGTGGCATTTAGGCGTAGAAGGCCCGCATCGCTTTAGCGAGCTGCAACGGCTGTTTCCAAAAATCACACATAAAATGCTGACGAATCAGTTAAAAGAACTAATCGAAGACGGAATTGTTCACCGGGAAGTATACCCGGAGGTTCCCCCACGCGTGGAGTATTCCATGACGGAGTTGGGGATGACTCTGTTGCCCATTGTGGAAATGATGTATGAGTGGGGCGAAATGCGGATGGGGCAATTGAAGCTGGAGTTGGGGGAGTCGTTCTCTGACTAG
- a CDS encoding alpha/beta hydrolase family protein — MSSLERILQIPSDTISLTATLHEPTCITGKTRVKYPLVVICHGFIGSRVGVNRLFVKAARELTSHGFGVLRFDYGGCGESDGNYGAGGLDVLLAQTGDVLDHVFTLEQVDQERVCLLGHSLGGAVSVLTASQDKRIHSLILWAPVARPFDDIVRIVGEKEYKEALSYGKTDHLGYGLEKRFFQSLGTALPLRQAKQFEGDVLILHGNRDDVIAVDAMFHYERELHLRRRGSCETEVVVGGDHTFSSTDSYKRLIASTKSWLNRLLEKETVAV; from the coding sequence GTGAGTTCTTTGGAACGGATTTTGCAAATACCTAGCGATACGATTTCGTTGACGGCTACCCTGCATGAACCTACATGCATAACAGGCAAGACCAGAGTGAAGTACCCGTTGGTTGTCATTTGCCATGGCTTTATCGGCAGTCGAGTTGGAGTGAATCGCTTGTTTGTAAAAGCTGCCAGAGAACTGACTTCACACGGTTTTGGCGTATTGCGCTTCGATTACGGAGGCTGCGGGGAGAGCGACGGGAATTATGGTGCAGGTGGATTGGATGTCCTGCTTGCGCAAACAGGTGATGTTCTCGACCATGTTTTCACACTGGAACAAGTAGATCAAGAGCGTGTGTGCCTGCTAGGTCATAGTTTGGGTGGTGCAGTTAGTGTCCTGACAGCGAGCCAGGATAAACGTATACACTCGCTCATCCTATGGGCACCGGTAGCACGCCCCTTTGATGATATCGTTCGGATCGTGGGGGAGAAAGAATACAAGGAAGCACTGTCATACGGCAAAACGGATCATTTGGGCTACGGATTGGAGAAGCGCTTTTTCCAGTCGCTGGGTACCGCTCTTCCGCTGCGTCAAGCCAAGCAGTTTGAGGGAGATGTATTAATCCTGCATGGCAATCGGGATGACGTCATTGCGGTGGATGCCATGTTCCATTATGAGCGAGAGCTGCATCTGCGAAGACGGGGGAGCTGCGAAACAGAAGTAGTTGTAGGGGGAGACCATACCTTTTCCTCGACAGATAGCTACAAACGCTTGATTGCAAGTACGAAGAGCTGGTTAAATCGACTGCTTGAGAAGGAGACGGTCGCCGTATAA
- a CDS encoding low molecular weight protein-tyrosine-phosphatase, with amino-acid sequence MTTVLFVCLGNICRSPMAEAVFRHLVEAEGLAGEISIDSAGIGGWHAGEPPHKGTQKVLTENGIAHDTLRARQIVTQDFSEYDYIICMDEENLSALKQMAPSGKKVYRLLDFAASAQEQNVEDPYYTGRFTYVYDLVNAGCHGLLNEIKANAKKG; translated from the coding sequence ATGACAACCGTCTTGTTCGTTTGTCTGGGCAATATTTGTCGCTCGCCCATGGCCGAAGCTGTATTTCGCCATCTCGTAGAGGCGGAGGGATTGGCAGGGGAAATCTCCATCGATTCAGCAGGGATCGGTGGCTGGCACGCAGGTGAACCTCCGCACAAAGGTACACAAAAGGTATTGACCGAGAATGGGATTGCGCATGACACATTGCGTGCTCGCCAAATTGTCACACAGGACTTCTCGGAGTACGACTATATCATCTGCATGGATGAGGAAAATTTGTCCGCACTCAAGCAGATGGCTCCGTCAGGGAAAAAGGTATATCGCCTGCTCGACTTTGCCGCTTCTGCCCAGGAACAAAATGTGGAGGACCCTTACTATACGGGGCGATTCACGTATGTGTATGACTTGGTGAATGCAGGTTGCCACGGGCTGCTGAACGAAATCAAAGCCAATGCAAAAAAGGGATAG
- the atoS gene encoding two-component system sensor histidine kinase AtoS — protein sequence MKTYLYRIRFVVAVIVVTVLPIIITGIVLVKSAEQALLAEKKQKLIAITQQLDFALSKDFDTIVVEAGLEKAEKEDKLQALNEKMQSLTDRIALAHPGIGVGYYSAALDSIVTYGPSNEMSLYIGQSIGENHPGRSVMQTQQIDVVIGEQVRGNIMNAMVPLIRNNQVIGYAWANELMSTIDIQLADMRQSIYAILGIGCMIAAAASGLLVHRLEVILSEIKSGLKRLSQDLSFRLRRMDGEPGEITGAINNLASDLQASRSHTETIMNSMDSGVLALNQSGHLIAWNETAIHMIGFTASRAKGMHYTEVFTESEALLHILLDTLQNGRAIRDAMWRHQHPDRGVLWLKVSSSIWKNTTDDVLGAIVVLEDRTQWRRMESRLAQAERLAVIGEWATSIAHEVRNPLTAIKAFAQIIEEEWPKDHDSREYTGIIVEEVERLNRFTDELLLFSRPNEESNVPVRVQEVIQHTLKLLEHVEGYSGGIVQLVCDEDIPVVMSSPELLKQVFLNILHNALQAKPMEGRIQIEVKNIDNDVHVQVTNDGPPIAEENLLAVFEPFFTTKQTGTGLGLAISQRIVQAYGGHIFAQNTPEGVCFTVVLPIRVKGGL from the coding sequence ATGAAAACATATCTGTACCGCATCCGTTTTGTTGTGGCTGTCATTGTTGTCACTGTTTTACCGATTATCATTACCGGAATCGTATTGGTAAAATCGGCAGAGCAGGCTTTACTGGCGGAAAAGAAACAAAAGCTAATCGCCATCACGCAGCAATTGGATTTTGCGCTGTCGAAAGATTTTGACACTATTGTCGTGGAAGCTGGATTAGAAAAGGCGGAAAAAGAGGACAAGCTCCAAGCATTAAACGAGAAAATGCAATCACTTACAGATCGTATTGCTCTGGCGCATCCGGGAATTGGCGTCGGTTATTATTCCGCAGCCCTCGATTCCATCGTGACGTATGGACCCAGCAATGAAATGAGCTTGTACATAGGACAATCAATTGGCGAAAACCATCCGGGTCGCAGTGTCATGCAGACGCAGCAGATTGACGTAGTAATCGGCGAACAAGTACGCGGCAACATCATGAATGCCATGGTTCCACTCATTCGCAATAATCAAGTGATCGGCTATGCATGGGCGAATGAGCTCATGTCTACGATTGATATACAACTCGCGGATATGCGACAAAGCATTTATGCGATTTTGGGCATTGGCTGTATGATCGCAGCAGCAGCCAGCGGTTTGCTCGTTCATCGCTTAGAAGTGATTTTGTCAGAGATCAAGTCAGGGCTAAAGCGGCTTAGCCAAGACCTTTCCTTTCGTTTGAGGAGAATGGACGGTGAGCCTGGAGAAATTACAGGTGCGATCAACAATTTGGCGAGTGATTTGCAGGCTAGCCGTAGTCACACGGAGACGATCATGAATAGCATGGACAGCGGGGTCCTCGCGTTAAATCAAAGCGGGCATCTGATTGCTTGGAATGAGACAGCGATACATATGATTGGCTTCACGGCCAGTCGAGCAAAGGGAATGCATTACACGGAAGTTTTTACAGAGAGTGAGGCTCTCCTTCATATCCTGTTGGATACGCTGCAAAACGGTCGAGCCATCCGAGATGCTATGTGGCGCCATCAGCATCCGGATAGAGGCGTGCTGTGGCTGAAGGTCAGCTCTTCCATTTGGAAAAATACCACCGATGATGTGCTGGGAGCCATCGTCGTGCTGGAGGATCGCACGCAATGGCGGAGGATGGAGTCAAGGCTGGCTCAGGCAGAGCGACTGGCGGTCATAGGTGAGTGGGCGACCAGTATTGCCCATGAGGTACGCAATCCGTTGACAGCCATCAAAGCCTTCGCCCAGATCATCGAGGAGGAATGGCCAAAAGATCATGACTCTCGGGAATACACAGGGATTATTGTGGAGGAAGTCGAGCGTTTGAACCGTTTTACTGACGAGCTCTTGTTATTTTCTCGTCCCAATGAAGAGTCGAACGTACCTGTGCGCGTGCAGGAGGTAATCCAGCACACACTCAAGCTGCTGGAACATGTCGAGGGCTATAGCGGGGGGATTGTACAGCTCGTATGTGACGAGGATATTCCGGTCGTGATGTCCTCACCGGAGTTGTTAAAACAGGTATTTCTAAACATATTGCACAATGCACTGCAAGCCAAACCAATGGAAGGTCGAATCCAAATTGAAGTCAAAAATATAGACAATGATGTGCACGTTCAGGTAACGAATGACGGTCCGCCTATCGCGGAAGAAAACCTACTGGCTGTATTCGAACCATTTTTCACGACGAAGCAAACAGGTACGGGACTTGGACTGGCGATCTCCCAAAGGATCGTGCAAGCGTATGGCGGACATATTTTTGCTCAAAACACCCCCGAAGGCGTCTGTTTCACTGTCGTACTGCCGATTCGGGTAAAAGGAGGATTGTGA